A portion of the Chryseobacterium tructae genome contains these proteins:
- a CDS encoding ATP-binding protein has product MRVWALFFTCLYFNIYGQRYTSTWYNIDNGLPQSSAKAIVKDKYGFIWISTENGLVRYDGSSFITFNNFKINNLHFGEFIGDQRMDSITVLNDFQENKIIIKNRFPQLTKLHSSDKITYTTGKEFVHRVANNILACNFYNDIQYYVKLKNSTYSFTEKNMIIYKDDKGNETNIFIPFSNKDLNSMFVFNEVLFINDMKNRKTYAIANGKLSIHQEPSLFNDPKTRVYWQQITNQTFIINNNDIYIVVGNEKKPELKFLVKYNEIGSHSYCSMFYGWKFNKLYLGTLNNGLNVLKLSDFYVSRKKADFSNNVYYASLPFSKNTIIAEDGTEFGREGIVKKYPFGNNDNYIMMYDKPGNILIRKRNSIIKFYKDSGYKKKDSTFIKSGFEAFLQSGNLYGKSFSENSKSQLQIFKDDVFAKPDYSYEFDSFVNNFFQYSENEILVGSSDGLYSVVLGSKKITPIHKNIHVKSIVRTKDNLTWVMTNKDGFFLLRNRKLIKMPNDRSNNLMSAHYILEDQKGFYWISSNNGLFKVPKKQLLQYAQDRKSPVYYYRFTKRDGFLTNEFNGSSQPNAYALENGDFVFPSMDGFVFFNPDHVRTFYPDKNKMYIERVRIGNSDPQYFHHILDLQNNYKTAEIFIDVPYFSNLENLYLEAKISGKESSDWEPIATGKELKYTISNLAPGDYTLSIRMLVSPDGKFEQKSIRFKIQPLFYQTLLFRVSASIIILIIIIVIVQLMTNFLRIKNRVLKQIVHNKNSELKETSLNLEVVKSDLRKETEYQKKLVETISHDITTPIRFIAMLSQKLHESDDLELQKKYFDSIYKSSEQLYQFTLNLKEYTELYKAENIFEEEEYPINRILEIKKKLFCEIAKERGTTIINTAGINVYSKVNESILTAIIHNILDNAVKNTFDGKIHLNAIEINQKITITITDTGTGMPDEQINMYMNLFRNPKLETPSFKGKGLGLHMVIHLVKKINAEIAFRHNQPQGTIVELMLNKN; this is encoded by the coding sequence ATGAGAGTTTGGGCATTGTTTTTTACTTGCTTATATTTCAACATATACGGACAACGCTATACATCGACCTGGTATAATATTGACAATGGACTTCCACAAAGTAGTGCGAAGGCTATTGTTAAGGATAAGTATGGCTTTATCTGGATCTCTACAGAAAATGGTCTTGTACGTTATGACGGAAGCTCTTTCATTACCTTTAATAACTTTAAAATAAATAATCTTCACTTTGGAGAATTTATTGGGGATCAGCGCATGGATAGCATTACAGTTCTCAATGATTTCCAAGAGAATAAGATTATCATTAAAAACAGATTTCCTCAGCTCACAAAACTTCACAGCAGTGATAAGATAACGTATACTACAGGAAAGGAATTCGTGCATAGGGTTGCCAATAATATCCTGGCTTGCAATTTTTATAATGACATCCAATATTATGTAAAGCTCAAAAATTCCACCTACAGTTTTACTGAAAAGAATATGATCATTTATAAAGATGACAAGGGGAATGAAACAAATATATTTATTCCATTTTCCAACAAGGATCTGAATAGTATGTTTGTATTTAATGAAGTTCTTTTCATTAATGACATGAAAAATAGGAAAACTTATGCCATTGCTAATGGAAAGCTTTCTATCCATCAGGAACCCAGTCTTTTTAATGATCCCAAAACAAGGGTTTATTGGCAGCAAATTACCAATCAAACCTTTATCATCAACAACAATGATATTTACATCGTAGTAGGCAATGAAAAAAAGCCTGAGCTGAAATTTCTTGTAAAATACAATGAAATAGGAAGTCATTCTTACTGCTCCATGTTTTATGGCTGGAAGTTCAATAAACTTTATCTTGGAACTTTAAACAATGGATTAAATGTTTTAAAGCTATCTGATTTTTATGTATCCAGAAAAAAAGCGGACTTTTCCAATAACGTTTACTATGCTTCTCTCCCATTCAGCAAGAATACCATCATTGCAGAAGACGGTACTGAATTCGGAAGAGAAGGAATTGTAAAGAAATACCCGTTTGGTAATAATGACAATTATATTATGATGTATGACAAACCCGGAAATATCTTGATCCGGAAGAGAAACAGCATCATTAAGTTTTATAAAGACTCTGGTTATAAGAAAAAAGATTCTACTTTCATCAAGTCAGGTTTTGAAGCTTTTTTACAAAGTGGAAATCTTTATGGTAAGTCTTTTTCGGAGAATTCAAAAAGTCAGCTTCAGATTTTCAAAGATGATGTGTTCGCAAAACCGGATTACAGCTATGAGTTTGATAGCTTTGTTAATAATTTTTTCCAATACAGTGAAAATGAAATTTTAGTAGGCAGCAGTGATGGTCTGTATTCTGTAGTTTTGGGAAGCAAAAAGATTACTCCAATTCATAAAAACATTCACGTTAAAAGCATTGTCAGAACAAAGGATAATTTAACCTGGGTGATGACCAATAAGGATGGCTTCTTCCTTCTCAGGAATCGGAAACTCATCAAAATGCCTAATGACAGGAGTAATAATCTAATGTCTGCTCATTATATTCTTGAAGATCAAAAAGGATTCTATTGGATATCTTCCAACAACGGACTCTTTAAGGTTCCTAAAAAGCAACTCTTACAATATGCACAAGACAGGAAAAGCCCTGTTTATTATTATCGTTTCACAAAAAGAGACGGATTTCTCACCAATGAGTTCAATGGAAGTTCACAACCCAATGCCTATGCACTGGAAAATGGAGATTTTGTGTTTCCTTCAATGGACGGGTTTGTGTTTTTCAATCCGGATCATGTCAGAACGTTCTATCCTGATAAAAACAAAATGTATATTGAAAGAGTAAGGATTGGAAATTCTGACCCGCAATATTTCCATCATATTCTAGATCTTCAAAATAATTATAAAACAGCAGAAATTTTTATTGATGTTCCTTATTTTTCCAATCTGGAAAACCTTTATTTAGAGGCTAAGATCTCTGGAAAGGAAAGCTCTGATTGGGAACCGATTGCTACAGGAAAGGAATTGAAATACACCATCAGCAATCTTGCTCCGGGAGACTACACCCTAAGCATTAGAATGTTGGTTTCTCCTGATGGAAAATTTGAACAAAAATCCATCCGATTTAAGATTCAACCTCTTTTTTATCAGACATTGCTGTTCCGAGTTTCTGCATCTATCATTATCTTGATTATCATTATTGTGATAGTTCAGCTAATGACCAATTTTTTAAGAATAAAGAACAGAGTCCTAAAGCAGATTGTTCACAATAAGAATTCGGAACTGAAAGAAACTTCCCTTAATCTGGAAGTGGTAAAAAGTGATTTGCGAAAGGAAACGGAATATCAGAAAAAATTGGTGGAAACAATTAGTCATGATATTACCACTCCTATAAGATTCATTGCTATGCTCTCGCAGAAACTTCATGAATCTGATGATCTGGAACTGCAGAAAAAATATTTTGACAGTATTTATAAGTCTTCTGAACAACTTTATCAGTTCACTCTAAATTTAAAAGAATATACTGAACTTTATAAGGCTGAGAATATCTTTGAAGAAGAGGAATACCCGATCAACAGGATTCTTGAGATCAAGAAAAAACTCTTTTGTGAAATTGCAAAAGAAAGAGGAACTACAATCATTAACACAGCAGGAATTAATGTTTATTCTAAAGTTAATGAAAGCATTTTAACCGCCATTATCCATAATATTCTTGATAATGCTGTAAAAAATACATTTGACGGAAAAATACATCTTAATGCAATAGAAATTAATCAGAAAATCACAATAACAATCACTGATACTGGAACGGGAATGCCGGATGAACAGATCAATATGTACATGAATTTATTCAGAAATCCTAAACTGGAAACTCCCAGCTTTAAAGGAAAGGGACTGGGACTGCATATGGTTATTCATTTGGTAAAAAAAATCAATGCTGAAATCGCTTTCAGACATAACCAGCCTCAGGGAACAATTGTGGAATTAATGCTCAATAAAAACTAA
- a CDS encoding helix-turn-helix domain-containing protein has protein sequence MKRSEEITHQYFSFLESHIQKVISGEVSDFMEVNEIAGHLAVSHKHLTDTIKKETGQHPCHFYDGEIIKQAKQMLINSDQSVAEIARIFTYDPSNFSKFFKKMTGNTPGDFRKSFKR, from the coding sequence ATGAAAAGAAGTGAAGAGATTACCCACCAGTATTTTAGTTTTTTAGAAAGCCATATCCAGAAAGTTATTTCAGGAGAAGTGTCTGATTTTATGGAGGTAAATGAAATTGCAGGACATCTGGCTGTTTCTCATAAACATCTTACAGATACCATAAAAAAAGAAACGGGGCAGCATCCTTGTCACTTTTATGATGGAGAAATTATTAAACAAGCCAAACAAATGCTTATAAATTCAGATCAATCTGTTGCAGAAATTGCACGTATTTTTACTTATGACCCTTCAAATTTTTCAAAATTCTTTAAAAAAATGACAGGGAATACACCTGGTGATTTCAGGAAGTCATTCAAAAGATGA
- a CDS encoding response regulator transcription factor, giving the protein MNERILIADDHYVVRAGTALVLESGFPELKIDFAENYAQVKKMLESQDYSLIILDIDMPGTQYKKMISELKAIQNTIKILVFSGYDKDVAIQYIREGAEGYLNKQSSEEEIKNAVRTVIEKGYFYPAELIGLIIQNKKSNPAEKLSSREYEIFKLLADGNGNLEIANKLNIQMSTVSTYKKRIFQKLDVANIAELIKVYEMMH; this is encoded by the coding sequence ATGAACGAAAGAATCTTAATCGCTGATGATCACTATGTAGTCAGAGCAGGAACCGCCTTAGTCCTCGAATCGGGGTTTCCGGAGCTGAAGATAGATTTTGCTGAAAATTATGCACAGGTTAAAAAAATGCTGGAATCTCAGGATTACAGTCTTATTATTTTAGATATTGACATGCCGGGAACTCAATACAAAAAGATGATTTCCGAGCTTAAAGCTATACAAAATACAATCAAGATCCTTGTATTTTCAGGCTATGATAAAGATGTAGCGATACAATATATCCGAGAGGGTGCTGAAGGTTACTTAAACAAACAAAGCAGTGAAGAAGAGATTAAAAATGCAGTTCGAACTGTTATTGAAAAAGGGTATTTCTACCCTGCAGAATTAATCGGGCTTATTATTCAGAACAAAAAAAGTAATCCTGCCGAAAAGCTGTCATCTCGTGAATATGAAATTTTTAAGCTTTTAGCGGATGGCAACGGAAACCTTGAAATTGCCAACAAACTCAATATACAAATGTCTACGGTAAGTACTTATAAAAAAAGAATTTTCCAGAAGCTTGATGTGGCTAATATTGCTGAATTGATCAAGGTGTACGAAATGATGCACTGA